From the genome of Candidatus Eisenbacteria bacterium, one region includes:
- a CDS encoding kynureninase: MIALPDLEHHPNPLAAHYSRFRVADRLLLTGHSHQAWPDVGFEGQVEAWNDAAELVDEKWVRAEAKADRVRRGYSKILGDREGSIALGHNTHELIIKFLSALPLRERPRLVTTDGEFHTLRRQLNRLAEDGSLEIVKVSAKPADAIAERLIGATNGRTAAVLASSVLYGNAHIVPGLGSVLEHCRRVGAELLVDAYHHVNAVPLSLERDGLGDAFITGAGYKYCQLGEGNGFLRVPPGRDHLRPVITGWFSEFAHLSERVRDSVLYGDGPARWAGATYDPTSHYRAARVFEFFERERLAPELLRDISRHQVGVLAARFDSLDLDPHAITRDRSVPLESIAGFLALESPRAGEVAAAIRERGATADFRGTVLRLGPAPYLSDPQLHAAMDAIAEVVRAL, translated from the coding sequence ATGATCGCGCTACCCGACCTCGAGCACCACCCCAACCCGCTCGCCGCGCACTACTCACGCTTCCGGGTCGCCGACCGGCTGCTCCTGACAGGGCATTCGCATCAAGCGTGGCCCGATGTCGGGTTCGAGGGTCAGGTCGAGGCGTGGAACGACGCGGCGGAGCTGGTCGATGAGAAATGGGTGCGTGCCGAGGCGAAGGCCGATCGGGTCCGGCGCGGGTATTCGAAAATCCTTGGGGATCGCGAGGGCTCGATCGCGCTCGGGCACAACACGCACGAGCTCATCATCAAGTTTCTCTCCGCCCTGCCGTTGCGCGAGCGGCCCAGGCTCGTCACCACCGACGGCGAGTTCCACACCCTTCGCCGCCAGCTGAACCGCCTCGCGGAGGACGGCTCGCTCGAGATCGTGAAGGTGAGCGCCAAGCCCGCCGACGCGATCGCGGAGCGGCTCATCGGGGCTACGAACGGCCGCACCGCCGCCGTGCTCGCATCCTCGGTGCTCTACGGGAACGCCCACATCGTGCCGGGTCTCGGCTCCGTGCTCGAGCACTGCCGTCGCGTGGGCGCGGAGCTGCTCGTGGACGCCTACCACCACGTGAACGCGGTGCCGCTTTCCCTGGAGCGGGACGGCTTGGGCGATGCGTTTATCACCGGGGCCGGGTACAAGTACTGTCAGCTCGGTGAGGGAAACGGATTCCTGCGCGTGCCCCCCGGGCGCGACCATCTCCGTCCCGTGATCACGGGCTGGTTCAGCGAGTTCGCGCACTTGTCGGAGCGGGTGAGGGATTCCGTACTCTACGGCGACGGGCCGGCGCGCTGGGCGGGGGCGACGTACGATCCGACGAGTCACTACCGCGCCGCGCGCGTTTTCGAATTCTTCGAACGGGAACGGCTAGCGCCCGAGCTCTTGCGGGACATCAGCCGCCATCAAGTAGGCGTGCTCGCGGCGCGATTCGACTCGCTGGACCTTGACCCGCACGCGATCACGCGCGACCGTTCGGTGCCGCTCGAATCGATTGCGGGGTTCCTGGCGCTCGAGAGCCCCCGCGCCGGAGAGGTCGCCGCGGCGATACGCGAACGGGGCGCTACGGCGGATTTCCGCGGCACCGTGCTCCGCCTGGGTCCCGCCCCGTACCTCTCCGATCCCCAGCTCCACGCCGCGATGGACGCGATAGCCGAGGTCGTGCGCGCCCTCTAG
- a CDS encoding tryptophan 2,3-dioxygenase: protein MPVTYSSYLKLDELLALQRPLSEGPEHDETLFIVIHQIYELWFKELLHEVDYLKRLFAREDTPRALHTLKRILTILKVVVAQIDVLETMTPLEFLSFRARLESGSGFQSFQFRELEFVLGAKNPEALTRYPAHSEARRGLERRLREPTLWDSFLRFLAAKGHPVPADLLARDMTRPAEAVPALRPILIDIYRRDPVLTSLCERLVDLDEGIQEWRYRHVKMVQRTIGTKQGTGGSEGASYLMTTLNRPIFPDLWAIRSDL from the coding sequence ATGCCCGTTACGTACTCCAGCTACTTGAAGCTCGACGAGCTTCTGGCGCTCCAGCGGCCGCTCTCCGAGGGGCCGGAGCACGATGAGACCCTGTTCATCGTCATCCACCAAATCTACGAGCTATGGTTCAAGGAGCTCCTGCACGAGGTGGATTATCTGAAAAGGCTGTTCGCCCGGGAGGACACGCCCCGCGCGCTCCACACCCTGAAGCGAATCCTGACCATCCTCAAGGTCGTGGTAGCCCAGATCGACGTCCTCGAGACGATGACGCCGCTCGAATTCCTCTCCTTCCGCGCGCGGCTCGAGTCGGGGAGCGGATTTCAATCCTTTCAGTTCCGGGAGCTCGAATTCGTGCTCGGCGCGAAAAATCCCGAGGCGCTCACGCGTTATCCAGCCCATAGCGAGGCCCGCCGCGGTCTGGAGCGGCGGCTTCGGGAGCCAACGCTGTGGGACTCGTTCCTCCGTTTTCTCGCGGCAAAGGGCCATCCCGTGCCGGCCGATCTTCTTGCCCGCGACATGACCCGCCCCGCCGAAGCCGTGCCCGCGCTCAGGCCGATCCTCATCGACATCTACCGCCGCGATCCCGTGCTGACCTCCCTTTGCGAGCGGCTGGTCGATTTGGACGAGGGAATCCAGGAGTGGCGCTACCGGCACGTGAAGATGGTGCAGCGCACGATCGGGACGAAGCAGGGAACGGGGGGATCGGAGGGCGCGAGCTACCTCATGACCACGCTCAACAGGCCGATCTTTCCCGACCTCTGGGCGATCCGCTCGGACCTCTAG
- a CDS encoding bifunctional salicylyl-CoA 5-hydroxylase/oxidoreductase, producing the protein MGGGPAGLFAALLLKKADPKREIAVYERNRLDETFGFGVVFSDATEQALGQADPEISSAMASMSHRWDDIEIHYADARLTSGGHAFSGLSRKALLKILADRCLQLGVKLCFQREIGDPETLRDADLVLAADGANSIVRERYREHFRPAADTRPNRFVWLGTKKPFPAFTFYFKADRHGLWRVHAYQYEPGFSTFIVEARDTTWRAAGMDRASEGETIAFCERLFAKELDGHRLVSNRSVWRSFPTIRNERWHHENVVLLGDAAHTAHFSVGSGTKLAMEDAVALAGALEMRREIPASLEAYEEARRPAVESLQRAAQASLQWFEDTERYMKLDPLQFAFTLLTRSLRVTHENLKTRDPAFVAKVDGWYAAIAAREARVPVGTNPPPPPMFTPFRLRDLVLENRVAVSPMCQYSAADGTPDDWHLVHLGSRAMGGAGLVFCEMTNVSAGGRISPGCTGMYKPEHALAWKRIVDFVHRHTRARIAIQLGHAGRKASTRKSWEGDNEPLPSGNWPVLAPSAIPYFPHSQVPKEMTRGDMDAVIADYVRAAGLAVEAGFDMLEIHAAHGYLLASFISPITNRRADDYGGSLPNRMRFPLEVFDAVRAAWPKERPMSVRISAVDWYPGGMEPSDSVEVARMLQEHGCDIVDVSAGQTVPDQRPVYGRLFQTPFADRIRHEVGIATMAVGNISSYADVNTILAAGRADLCLLARAHLWDPYWTRHAAHELGYTLPWPDPYESLNNYKPRFT; encoded by the coding sequence ATCGGGGGGGGACCGGCCGGGCTCTTCGCGGCGCTCCTCTTGAAAAAGGCCGATCCGAAACGTGAGATCGCAGTGTACGAGCGCAACCGGCTGGACGAGACGTTCGGATTCGGCGTCGTCTTCTCGGACGCGACCGAGCAGGCGCTGGGGCAGGCGGATCCGGAGATCTCCTCCGCGATGGCGTCCATGAGCCACCGCTGGGACGACATCGAAATCCACTACGCGGACGCGCGGCTCACGTCGGGCGGCCACGCGTTCTCCGGTCTCTCGCGAAAGGCCTTGCTCAAGATCCTGGCCGATCGGTGCCTCCAGCTCGGCGTCAAGCTCTGCTTCCAGCGCGAGATCGGGGACCCGGAGACACTGCGCGACGCGGATCTCGTGCTCGCCGCGGACGGGGCGAATTCGATCGTCCGGGAGCGCTACCGGGAGCACTTTCGCCCGGCCGCGGACACCCGGCCGAATCGGTTCGTATGGCTCGGCACCAAGAAGCCCTTTCCCGCGTTCACGTTCTATTTCAAAGCGGATCGCCATGGGCTCTGGCGCGTGCACGCCTATCAGTACGAACCGGGATTCTCCACGTTCATCGTGGAAGCGCGGGATACGACCTGGCGCGCGGCGGGGATGGACAGGGCGAGCGAGGGAGAGACCATCGCGTTTTGCGAGCGACTCTTCGCGAAGGAGCTGGACGGCCATCGCCTCGTCTCCAACCGGTCGGTCTGGCGGAGCTTCCCCACGATCCGAAACGAGCGCTGGCATCACGAGAACGTCGTCCTCCTGGGGGATGCCGCGCACACGGCGCATTTCTCGGTTGGCTCCGGAACCAAGCTTGCCATGGAGGACGCCGTGGCGCTCGCCGGGGCGCTCGAGATGCGCCGCGAGATCCCGGCGTCGCTCGAGGCCTACGAGGAGGCGCGGCGGCCGGCCGTCGAGAGCCTCCAGCGCGCGGCGCAGGCGAGTCTCCAATGGTTCGAAGACACCGAGCGGTACATGAAGCTCGACCCGCTCCAGTTCGCGTTCACCCTTCTCACGCGCAGCCTGCGGGTGACGCATGAGAACTTGAAGACCCGCGACCCGGCGTTCGTAGCCAAGGTGGACGGCTGGTACGCAGCGATCGCAGCCCGTGAGGCGCGGGTCCCGGTGGGCACGAATCCCCCTCCGCCCCCCATGTTCACGCCGTTTCGGCTGCGGGACCTCGTCCTCGAGAACCGCGTTGCGGTCTCGCCCATGTGCCAGTACTCCGCCGCGGACGGGACGCCCGACGATTGGCACCTCGTCCACCTGGGCTCCCGGGCGATGGGGGGCGCGGGGCTCGTCTTCTGCGAGATGACCAACGTGAGCGCGGGGGGAAGAATCTCCCCGGGCTGCACCGGGATGTACAAGCCGGAGCACGCTCTGGCCTGGAAGCGGATCGTGGATTTCGTGCATCGGCACACCCGCGCCAGGATCGCGATTCAGTTGGGCCACGCCGGGCGAAAGGCCTCGACGCGCAAGTCGTGGGAAGGGGACAACGAGCCCCTGCCCTCGGGGAATTGGCCGGTCCTCGCTCCTTCGGCGATTCCCTACTTTCCGCACAGCCAGGTCCCGAAGGAGATGACGCGCGGCGACATGGACGCCGTGATCGCGGACTACGTGCGCGCGGCCGGGCTCGCGGTCGAGGCGGGATTCGACATGCTCGAGATCCACGCCGCCCACGGCTACCTTCTCGCGAGCTTCATTTCCCCGATCACGAACCGGCGGGCGGATGATTACGGGGGATCGCTCCCGAACCGCATGCGGTTCCCGCTCGAGGTTTTCGACGCGGTGCGCGCGGCCTGGCCGAAGGAGAGGCCCATGTCCGTCCGCATTTCGGCGGTGGATTGGTACCCTGGGGGCATGGAACCCTCCGATTCGGTCGAAGTCGCGCGGATGCTCCAGGAGCACGGCTGCGACATCGTCGACGTGTCGGCGGGGCAGACCGTCCCCGATCAGCGGCCGGTCTACGGACGCCTTTTCCAGACACCGTTCGCAGACCGGATCCGTCATGAGGTCGGGATCGCGACGATGGCCGTGGGCAACATCTCCTCCTACGCGGACGTGAACACGATCCTTGCGGCGGGGCGCGCCGATCTCTGCCTCCTCGCGCGCGCCCATCTCTGGGATCCGTACTGGACGCGGCACGCGGCGCACGAGCTGGGGTATACGCTCCCATGGCCGGATCCCTACGAGTCACTGAACAACTACAAGCCGCGATTCACGTGA
- a CDS encoding acyl-CoA dehydrogenase, with translation MTIPDIRPVRAFLEERHTSIASEIGAFARDVVPRSEPGDDAAARTEARGLLAQVGAAGWFDPIRKQDWRGCCLVREALAAASPLADAVFALQGLGTLPILLSENASLRDRWVDAAIAGRAMAAFAMTEPEAGSDVTAIGTTARREGDSYFLNGTKTYISNAGIADFYTVFASTDPAAGGKGISCFVVPADTAGLRFVRPQILSAPHPLGEIAFESCRVPAANRLGEEGRGYALGLRTLDRMRATVGAAACGMAARALAEACEHARVRRQFGKTLAEFQLVQEKLARMATDLTAARLLVYRAAWAADHGAARVTLEAAMAKAFATEAAQRVVDDAVQVLGGAGVMASHPVDRLYRAVRALRIYEGTTEIQHLVIAGQLMQDSGA, from the coding sequence ATGACGATCCCCGACATACGGCCGGTCCGCGCTTTCCTCGAGGAGCGCCACACCTCGATCGCATCCGAGATCGGCGCCTTTGCGCGCGATGTCGTGCCCCGTTCCGAGCCTGGAGACGACGCCGCCGCGCGGACGGAGGCGCGGGGGCTCCTCGCGCAGGTCGGCGCCGCGGGATGGTTCGACCCAATCCGCAAGCAGGACTGGCGCGGGTGCTGCCTCGTCCGCGAAGCCCTGGCCGCCGCGTCGCCGCTCGCCGACGCCGTGTTCGCGTTGCAGGGATTGGGCACGCTTCCGATTCTCCTGTCGGAGAACGCGTCCCTGCGCGACCGCTGGGTGGATGCGGCGATCGCGGGGCGGGCGATGGCGGCCTTTGCCATGACGGAGCCCGAGGCCGGCTCCGACGTCACCGCGATCGGAACCACGGCACGGCGGGAAGGGGATTCCTATTTCCTGAACGGCACGAAGACCTACATCTCGAATGCGGGGATCGCCGACTTCTATACCGTTTTCGCCTCGACCGATCCCGCCGCGGGCGGAAAGGGGATCTCCTGCTTCGTGGTCCCGGCCGACACCGCGGGCCTTCGATTCGTGCGGCCCCAGATTCTGTCGGCGCCGCACCCCCTGGGGGAGATCGCGTTCGAGAGCTGCCGCGTCCCGGCCGCAAACCGGCTTGGAGAGGAAGGACGGGGTTACGCGCTCGGCCTCAGAACCCTCGACCGCATGCGGGCGACGGTCGGCGCCGCGGCGTGCGGCATGGCGGCCCGCGCGCTCGCCGAGGCGTGCGAGCACGCGCGCGTCCGCAGGCAATTCGGGAAGACGCTCGCGGAGTTTCAGCTCGTCCAAGAAAAATTGGCGCGGATGGCGACCGATCTCACCGCAGCGCGCCTGCTCGTCTACCGAGCCGCGTGGGCCGCGGACCACGGCGCCGCGCGCGTCACGCTCGAAGCGGCGATGGCGAAGGCGTTCGCGACGGAAGCCGCGCAGCGGGTCGTCGACGACGCCGTCCAGGTGCTGGGCGGCGCCGGCGTGATGGCCTCCCATCCCGTGGACCGTCTCTACCGCGCGGTGCGGGCGCTCCGGATCTACGAGGGAACGACGGAGATCCAGCACCTCGTGATCGCCGGACAGCTGATGCAGGATTCGGGCGCGTGA
- a CDS encoding enoyl-CoA hydratase family protein, translated as MAIAPKSFLYASNADTGVVTLTLNRPERLNALTFDVYAELRDTFHALDTEPGVRAIVLTGAGRAFCSGGDVEDIIGALFSQDAAGLRRFTKMTCDLILNIRECQRPVIAALNGTVAGAGAVIAAACDIRVASESAKIAFLFVRVGLSGADMGASWLLPRLVGLGHATDLLMTGDFIDARRAYEIGLYQRLVPEGRALAEATALAERLARGPSSALAKTKRAIEAEFDLSLDEALRHEAEVQAGLMEHPNFREAYEAFRAKREPKFR; from the coding sequence ATGGCAATCGCGCCCAAGTCGTTTCTCTACGCTTCGAACGCCGATACCGGCGTCGTGACACTCACGCTCAACCGGCCCGAGCGGCTGAACGCCCTCACCTTCGACGTCTACGCCGAGCTGCGCGACACCTTCCACGCGCTCGACACGGAGCCGGGCGTGCGGGCGATCGTGCTCACGGGCGCGGGGCGCGCCTTCTGCTCCGGGGGAGACGTCGAGGACATCATCGGGGCGCTCTTCTCGCAGGACGCCGCGGGCCTGCGCCGGTTCACGAAGATGACCTGCGACCTCATCCTGAATATCCGCGAATGCCAAAGGCCTGTCATCGCGGCCCTGAACGGAACCGTCGCGGGCGCCGGCGCCGTGATCGCCGCGGCCTGCGACATCCGTGTCGCGTCCGAGTCCGCCAAGATCGCGTTTCTGTTCGTGCGCGTGGGACTCTCCGGCGCGGACATGGGGGCGTCCTGGCTTCTCCCGCGGCTCGTCGGGCTGGGCCACGCGACCGACCTCCTGATGACCGGGGATTTCATCGATGCACGGCGGGCCTACGAAATCGGGCTCTACCAGCGCCTCGTGCCCGAAGGGCGCGCGCTCGCCGAGGCAACGGCGCTCGCCGAGCGCCTCGCGCGAGGCCCGTCCAGCGCGCTCGCCAAGACGAAGCGGGCGATCGAGGCGGAGTTCGACCTGAGCCTGGACGAGGCGCTCCGGCATGAGGCGGAAGTCCAGGCGGGGCTGATGGAGCACCCGAACTTCCGAGAGGCCTACGAAGCCTTCCGAGCCAAGCGCGAGCCCAAGTTCCGCTGA
- a CDS encoding RidA family protein, translated as MKFEVINPEALGAPKGWNNGLLAPRDGRLLFIAGQAGWEEGSAGAPPGFADQFGRALDKVLTIVRAAGGEAGDLARVTIYVTDLAAYRASTKALGEGWRARMGKHYPAVALVEVGGLVDRGALVEIEATAVIAGTR; from the coding sequence GTGAAATTCGAGGTCATCAATCCCGAAGCGCTGGGCGCGCCGAAGGGCTGGAACAACGGGCTCCTCGCGCCGAGGGATGGTCGTCTGCTCTTCATCGCCGGGCAGGCGGGCTGGGAGGAGGGCTCGGCCGGCGCGCCGCCCGGGTTCGCGGACCAATTCGGGCGCGCGCTCGATAAGGTGCTCACCATCGTTCGGGCCGCGGGTGGCGAGGCGGGCGATCTTGCGCGGGTCACGATCTATGTGACCGATCTCGCAGCGTATCGCGCGAGCACGAAAGCCCTCGGGGAAGGCTGGCGCGCCCGGATGGGAAAGCACTACCCGGCCGTGGCGCTCGTCGAGGTGGGCGGGCTCGTGGACCGAGGCGCCCTGGTGGAGATCGAGGCTACCGCCGTGATCGCGGGAACCCGCTAG
- a CDS encoding SDR family NAD(P)-dependent oxidoreductase: MAIPVTSGAMAGRGAVVTGGGRGIGAAVARALSGAGAAVVVAARTSREIDAVAFELRAGGAKAWAVACDVTVEGSVADLGRESRRLLGTVDILVNNAGDSASAPLRKITLGDWERMMAVNATGTFLCTREFAPEMAGRGWGRVVNVASLVGLKGAKYVAHYSAAKHAVLGFTRSVALEFAGTGLTVNAVCPGYVDSPMTERTLSNVGSRSGVTRDEALAAVLASAGQTRLVSPEEVAAAVLDLCAGASDLSGQSIVLHAGAHTP; the protein is encoded by the coding sequence GTGGCGATCCCCGTGACCTCGGGCGCGATGGCCGGACGCGGCGCCGTCGTGACCGGCGGCGGCCGGGGCATCGGGGCGGCGGTCGCGCGCGCTCTCTCCGGAGCGGGGGCGGCCGTCGTGGTGGCCGCGCGGACCTCGCGCGAAATCGACGCGGTCGCCTTCGAGCTGCGCGCCGGGGGCGCCAAGGCCTGGGCGGTCGCGTGCGACGTGACCGTCGAGGGGAGCGTGGCCGATCTCGGCCGCGAATCCCGGCGGCTTCTGGGCACCGTGGATATTCTCGTGAACAACGCCGGAGACTCCGCCTCGGCGCCTCTTCGCAAGATCACGCTCGGCGACTGGGAGCGCATGATGGCGGTCAACGCCACAGGCACGTTTCTCTGCACGCGGGAGTTCGCGCCTGAAATGGCCGGGCGTGGATGGGGGAGAGTCGTCAACGTCGCTTCGCTTGTGGGGCTGAAGGGCGCCAAGTACGTCGCGCACTACAGCGCGGCGAAGCACGCCGTCCTGGGCTTCACGCGTTCCGTCGCGCTCGAGTTCGCGGGAACCGGCCTCACGGTCAACGCCGTCTGCCCGGGATACGTGGACTCGCCCATGACCGAGCGCACGCTCTCGAACGTGGGGTCGCGGTCAGGCGTCACGCGCGACGAGGCGCTCGCGGCGGTGCTCGCGTCCGCGGGACAGACCCGGCTCGTGAGCCCGGAGGAAGTGGCCGCGGCGGTGCTCGATCTGTGCGCCGGTGCGAGCGATCTGAGCGGCCAGTCGATCGTCCTCCATGCGGGAGCCCATACGCCGTGA
- a CDS encoding creatininase family protein yields MGSGIREERGTRATALAHARIEEMIGDVQSFRRPWGHGNFARRRPHDGCAPGGWQPLTGDPWEPRAMAIRDMADLTWEEVRDLDRARTVLILPVGAIEAHGPHLPLGSDIIIAQAMARAGAVRMEAQGLRAAILPALPFTAATFGAGFAGTLSVQGSTVTGLIVDLARELTRHGFAALAVANAHLDPAHLDAIAKAESRAREEGLIPVICPDVSKKPWALRLTEEFKSGACHAGRYESSIVLAVRADLVRESIRRDLPPNPVSLSKAIRGGARTFEEANGKRAYFGWPAEATAEEGKETIDALGGILADAVIGAFPRSGARD; encoded by the coding sequence ATGGGTTCCGGAATCCGTGAGGAGCGCGGGACGCGCGCCACGGCCCTCGCGCACGCGCGCATCGAGGAAATGATCGGCGATGTTCAATCGTTCCGTCGGCCTTGGGGTCATGGTAACTTCGCTCGACGCCGCCCCCATGATGGATGCGCGCCGGGCGGGTGGCAACCCCTGACTGGGGACCCTTGGGAGCCCCGTGCGATGGCGATCCGCGACATGGCCGATTTGACGTGGGAGGAGGTGCGCGATCTGGACCGCGCGCGCACCGTCCTGATCCTGCCGGTGGGAGCGATCGAGGCGCACGGCCCCCATCTCCCGCTCGGGAGCGATATCATCATCGCCCAGGCGATGGCCCGGGCGGGGGCGGTCCGGATGGAGGCGCAAGGGCTCCGCGCGGCGATCCTTCCGGCGCTCCCTTTCACCGCCGCGACGTTTGGAGCGGGATTCGCCGGGACGCTCTCGGTCCAGGGCTCGACGGTGACCGGGCTCATCGTCGACCTGGCCCGCGAGCTGACGCGGCACGGCTTCGCGGCGCTGGCGGTCGCGAACGCGCACTTGGACCCCGCGCACCTGGACGCGATCGCGAAGGCGGAGAGCCGCGCCCGGGAGGAGGGATTGATCCCGGTGATCTGCCCCGATGTTTCCAAGAAGCCGTGGGCGCTCCGCTTGACCGAGGAGTTCAAGAGCGGTGCGTGCCATGCGGGCCGCTACGAGAGCTCGATCGTGCTCGCGGTCCGCGCGGATCTGGTGCGCGAGAGCATTCGGAGGGATCTGCCGCCCAACCCGGTCTCGCTCTCCAAGGCGATCCGCGGGGGCGCGCGAACGTTCGAAGAGGCCAATGGGAAGCGAGCCTACTTCGGCTGGCCCGCCGAGGCGACGGCCGAGGAGGGCAAAGAAACCATCGACGCCCTGGGGGGCATTCTCGCGGACGCGGTGATCGGGGCGTTTCCACGAAGCGGGGCGCGTGACTAA
- a CDS encoding benzoate-CoA ligase family protein gives MGAVRLDRSHRQDQDGARAVQIAHLLPRQIGHVADRHRTGLPRVPSQGLPPARRASIMGAASSEVTMTPRPTERLNIADHFLDARVREGRGARPALLTDSGTHSYSDVQSLANRFRAVLAEEGVEPEHRVLVALPDGPAFVGALFGTLKLGAVAVMVNPGLPAEEIGYLLEYTRARAVVTHRSVAVTFQTAARDSRFAKTVLVVGEESFDRRLAASSPVLGTFPSHRDDPAIWLFSGGTTGRPKAVIQTHRSFTNTTECYGKHVIGYTADDVTLSVPKLYFGYATGSNLFFPFAAGGAAALFPEPASAEVLFEKIRRFRPTVLINVPTMIHKMVSHPDARAQDLSSIRVCTSAGEALPAELYRKWRETFSVELLDGLGTAEMWHIFISNRPGASRPGSLGTVVPGFEVRVCDDEGRELPRGETGWLWVRGDSRAIGYWQHMEKTAQGFRGEWYVSGDLIAMDPDGYVTYCGRGDEMLKVSGKWLAPQEVEGCLLQHPAVAEAAVVGVQDASGLVKPRAYVVSNDRRDGLDEELKAFVRARLEPYKHPRDVIFVDALPRTHLGKVDRGRLRKG, from the coding sequence ATGGGGGCCGTGCGCCTCGATCGCTCCCACCGGCAGGATCAGGACGGTGCGCGCGCGGTCCAGATCGCGCACCTCCTCCCACGTCAAATCGGCCATGTCGCGGATCGCCATCGCACGGGGCTCCCAAGGGTCCCCAGTCAGGGGTTGCCACCCGCCCGGCGCGCATCCATCATGGGGGCGGCGTCGAGCGAAGTTACCATGACCCCAAGGCCGACGGAACGATTGAACATCGCCGATCATTTCCTCGATGCGCGCGTGCGCGAGGGCCGTGGCGCGCGTCCCGCGCTCCTCACGGATTCCGGAACCCATTCCTACTCCGACGTGCAGAGCCTTGCGAACCGCTTCCGCGCCGTGCTGGCCGAGGAGGGGGTCGAGCCCGAGCACCGCGTCCTGGTCGCCCTCCCCGACGGACCGGCGTTCGTCGGCGCTTTGTTCGGGACGCTCAAGCTCGGCGCGGTGGCGGTGATGGTGAACCCTGGGCTTCCGGCAGAGGAAATCGGCTATTTGCTCGAATACACCCGCGCGCGGGCGGTGGTGACGCACCGTTCCGTGGCGGTGACGTTTCAGACCGCCGCGCGGGATTCCCGCTTCGCGAAAACGGTGCTGGTCGTCGGTGAGGAGAGCTTCGACCGCCGTCTGGCCGCCTCCTCCCCCGTGCTGGGCACGTTTCCTTCCCACCGCGACGACCCCGCGATCTGGCTCTTCTCGGGCGGCACGACGGGTCGCCCGAAGGCGGTGATTCAGACCCACCGCTCCTTCACGAACACGACCGAGTGTTACGGGAAGCACGTGATCGGCTACACCGCGGACGACGTCACCCTCTCCGTTCCCAAGCTCTACTTCGGCTACGCGACCGGTTCGAACCTCTTCTTCCCGTTTGCGGCGGGCGGCGCGGCGGCGCTTTTCCCCGAGCCGGCGAGCGCCGAGGTCCTCTTCGAAAAGATCCGGCGCTTCCGACCCACGGTGCTGATCAACGTCCCCACGATGATCCATAAGATGGTCTCGCACCCGGACGCCCGGGCACAGGATCTATCTTCGATCCGCGTGTGCACCTCCGCGGGCGAGGCACTCCCGGCCGAGCTCTACCGAAAGTGGAGGGAGACGTTCAGCGTCGAGCTCCTGGACGGGCTCGGCACCGCGGAGATGTGGCATATCTTCATTTCGAACCGGCCGGGTGCCTCGAGACCGGGTTCGCTCGGCACCGTGGTGCCCGGGTTCGAGGTAAGAGTCTGCGATGACGAAGGGCGGGAGCTGCCGCGCGGCGAGACCGGCTGGCTCTGGGTACGCGGCGACTCCCGGGCGATCGGATACTGGCAGCATATGGAGAAGACGGCGCAGGGGTTTCGCGGTGAGTGGTACGTCTCGGGAGACCTCATCGCGATGGACCCCGATGGGTACGTGACCTACTGCGGCCGCGGTGACGAAATGCTCAAGGTCTCGGGAAAGTGGCTCGCGCCCCAAGAGGTGGAGGGATGCCTGCTCCAGCATCCGGCCGTCGCGGAAGCCGCGGTCGTCGGCGTGCAGGACGCGAGCGGTCTCGTCAAACCCCGCGCGTACGTTGTATCGAACGATCGGCGCGACGGTCTCGACGAGGAGCTGAAGGCGTTCGTTCGCGCGCGCCTCGAGCCCTACAAGCATCCTCGCGATGTGATCTTCGTGGACGCTTTGCCGCGGACGCACCTCGGCAAGGTGGATCGAGGCAGGCTACGGAAGGGGTGA